From the genome of Pelmatolapia mariae isolate MD_Pm_ZW linkage group LG12, Pm_UMD_F_2, whole genome shotgun sequence, one region includes:
- the prr16 gene encoding protein Largen has product MSGTPNAEAEGVVSKVKVKKEIKTIVENLETILGDLKDVAKELKEVVHEIDTLTCDLQLEEDGLTDSSKTDTLNSSSSSTTTTTTASSLEKMKLFPEDCIFKTPASLMPVPINPPGVLTVLKKPHPPLPPPRHTPLRAEDHNIKNLPHPTLVLSGNLSKANGSLLRNGGVFPLKSNRDLFSSTPCFISNDSGIPESGLVPTLPRPMPLLRHEKNKCPKAPGREPRERERVRFSEKVQFHGYCPDCDLQYDVDDTELHLQAELNDLRLSPVHCCSSSPPPPHSLSHEFMLENGGLPVSHSFPPTGNTAPPCVPPHTPSLKPQKTILRKSTTTTV; this is encoded by the exons ATGTCAGGGACACCAAATGCAGAAGCTGAAGGAGTAGTCTccaaagtaaaagtgaaaaaggagATCAAGACAATCGTGGAGAATTTGGAAACCATCCTGGGAGATCTTAAGGATGTAGCTAAAGAGCTCAAAGAG GTTGTTCATGAGATTGACACCCTAACTTGTGACCTGCAATTGGAGGAAGACGGACTAACAGACAGCTCAAAGACAGACACACTGAACTCCAGCTCGagctccaccaccaccactaccacTGCATCCAGCCTGGAGAAGATGAAGCTCTTTCCCGAAGACTGCATATTTAAAACACCTGCTTCCCTAATGCCAGTCCCCATCAACCCTCCTGGAGTCCTGACTGTACTCAAGAAGCCACACCCACCTCTACCACCACCAAGACATACCCCGCTGAGAGCCGAGgaccacaacattaaaaatctGCCTCATCCAACTTTAGTGTTATCAGGGAATCTATCCAAGGCTAACGGGTCTCTATTAAGGAATGGTGGGGTTTTCCCATTGAAATCAAACAGGGATTTATTTTCCTCCACACCATGCTTCATTTCTAATGACAGTGGAATCCCTGAGTCGGGTCTTGTTCCTACATTGCCCAGACCCATGCCTCTTCTGCGgcatgaaaagaacaaatgccCCAAGGCCCCTGGCAGGGAGCCACGTGAGAGGGAACGTGTACGTTTCAGCGAGAAGGTTCAGTTTCATGGCTACTGCCCGGACTGCGACCTCCAGTACGATGTAGATGACACAGAACTACACTTGCAGGCTGAGCTGAATGACTTGAGGCTCAGCCCAGTACACTGCTGCTCCtcttcccctcctcctcctcattctcTTTCCCATGAATTCATGTTGGAAAATGGCGGTCTACCAGTCAGCCACAGTTTCCCACCAACAGGAAACACTGCTCCACCTTGTGTGCCTCCCCACACACCTTCTCTCAAGCCCCAGAAAACAATCCTTCGCAAATCAACCACCACCACGGTTTGA